In the genome of Halapricum salinum, one region contains:
- a CDS encoding MGMT family protein, with the protein MTDAAGIYARESDLLDRYVQIGAAGERVLAVSFPGTPDAEAGTDHPLLDRIEAYLEGEDDGFADVTVALTVPTDQRKVLEAVREIPYGEQVSVEQLTRMTAGLDPEDDDDRRQVRTALDANPAPLLIPDHRVRDGPSGAPPGVVQQLRKVERL; encoded by the coding sequence ATGACCGACGCTGCCGGGATCTACGCACGTGAATCGGACCTACTCGACCGCTACGTTCAGATCGGGGCCGCCGGCGAGCGCGTCCTCGCCGTGTCGTTTCCAGGGACACCGGACGCGGAGGCGGGGACCGATCACCCGCTACTCGACCGGATCGAGGCGTATCTTGAGGGCGAAGACGACGGCTTCGCGGACGTGACGGTCGCGCTCACCGTGCCGACCGACCAGCGAAAAGTGCTCGAAGCCGTTCGGGAGATCCCCTACGGTGAGCAGGTCAGCGTCGAGCAACTGACGCGGATGACTGCCGGACTCGACCCCGAGGACGACGACGACCGACGGCAGGTGCGGACGGCGCTGGACGCAAATCCCGCGCCGCTTCTCATCCCGGATCATCGCGTCAGGGACGGCCCCAGCGGTGCGCCGCCGGGCGTCGTCCAGCAACTCAGAAAGGTCGAACGGCTATAG
- a CDS encoding SAM hydrolase/SAM-dependent halogenase family protein → MITLSSDFGSPYPAAMKGVVLQRSDARIVDVAHDFPRQNVEAAAFWLREVLPYFPPAVHCVVVDPGVGTERAALAIRAGEHALVGPDNGVLVPAARALADDFEVFEIDYDDPGSVTFHGRDVFAPAAATVHEAGVAGFETHEQFEPTEEYVDLTFPELIEREDGITGKALVVDSFGNVITNIPGRYLQAQFDTDVTVNGVWAPARRTYAEVDTGSRLVTVGSHGNVELAVNQGRGDERFSVSPGSRIRLRWT, encoded by the coding sequence ATGATCACGCTCAGTTCTGACTTCGGCTCGCCCTATCCTGCGGCGATGAAAGGCGTCGTCCTCCAGCGATCGGACGCCCGGATTGTCGACGTCGCCCACGACTTCCCCCGGCAGAACGTCGAGGCCGCGGCGTTCTGGCTGCGCGAGGTCCTGCCGTACTTTCCGCCGGCAGTCCACTGCGTCGTCGTCGATCCTGGGGTGGGAACCGAACGGGCCGCGCTGGCCATCCGCGCCGGTGAGCACGCGCTCGTCGGCCCGGACAACGGCGTGCTCGTTCCGGCCGCCCGGGCGCTCGCCGACGACTTCGAGGTCTTCGAGATCGACTACGACGACCCCGGCAGCGTCACGTTCCACGGCCGGGACGTCTTCGCGCCCGCCGCGGCGACCGTCCACGAGGCCGGTGTCGCCGGGTTCGAGACCCACGAACAGTTCGAACCGACCGAGGAGTACGTCGATCTGACGTTCCCGGAGCTGATCGAACGCGAGGACGGAATCACGGGTAAGGCCCTCGTCGTCGATAGTTTCGGGAACGTGATCACGAACATCCCCGGCCGGTATCTCCAGGCTCAGTTCGACACGGACGTGACCGTCAACGGCGTCTGGGCCCCGGCGCGCCGGACCTACGCCGAGGTCGACACCGGGAGCCGCCTCGTGACGGTCGGCAGCCACGGCAACGTCGAACTCGCCGTGAACCAGGGCCGCGGCGACGAGCGTTTCTCGGTGAGTCCAGGATCACGAATTCGGCTGCGCTGGACCTGA
- a CDS encoding DUF5817 domain-containing protein, which translates to MYAVVGCSDCSALWVVEGRPETTQCPRCGSRKQFARLKQFVSTEDPDHAKQVRAAMLAKRQGQAEAFADLDDFATMETYLDEAGVDDADYLEASGIDPEEATAAGERAERGQGGSRSRKQVVRDALAELEEPTTEDVLAYASEHGVDTEYVERALEKLVRAGEVSESRGTYRLL; encoded by the coding sequence ATGTACGCCGTCGTGGGGTGTAGCGACTGCAGCGCGCTCTGGGTCGTCGAGGGCCGGCCCGAGACCACCCAGTGCCCTCGCTGTGGGAGCCGGAAGCAATTCGCCCGGCTCAAGCAGTTCGTCTCGACCGAGGACCCCGACCACGCAAAGCAGGTCCGGGCCGCCATGCTGGCGAAACGCCAGGGCCAGGCCGAGGCCTTCGCCGACCTCGACGACTTCGCGACCATGGAGACCTACCTCGACGAGGCGGGGGTCGACGACGCCGACTATCTCGAAGCCAGTGGGATCGACCCCGAGGAGGCGACCGCTGCCGGAGAGCGCGCCGAGCGCGGACAGGGCGGCTCCCGGAGCCGCAAGCAGGTCGTCAGGGACGCCCTGGCCGAACTCGAGGAGCCGACGACTGAGGATGTCCTCGCGTACGCGAGCGAACACGGCGTCGACACCGAGTACGTCGAGCGCGCCCTGGAAAAGCTCGTCCGGGCCGGTGAGGTCTCGGAGTCCCGTGGGACGTATCGGTTGCTCTGA
- a CDS encoding DUF4260 domain-containing protein produces MEPRTYLRLEGLAVFAGALAVYFTLGGPWWLLVVLALAPDLAMVGYLAGPKVGALSYNTAHTYVLPAALGGAGIYADVSMAVLLALIWAGHIGADRAVGYGLKYSSGFEDTHLTTQPAPLDALTQE; encoded by the coding sequence ATGGAACCGCGAACCTACCTTCGTCTGGAAGGACTGGCTGTCTTCGCCGGCGCGCTCGCCGTCTATTTCACCCTCGGCGGCCCGTGGTGGCTGCTGGTCGTGCTCGCGCTCGCGCCGGACCTGGCGATGGTCGGCTATCTCGCCGGGCCGAAGGTCGGCGCACTGAGCTACAACACTGCCCACACGTACGTTCTCCCGGCCGCGCTCGGCGGGGCAGGAATATATGCCGACGTCTCGATGGCTGTCCTCCTCGCGCTGATCTGGGCCGGCCACATCGGCGCCGACCGCGCGGTCGGCTACGGGCTGAAGTATTCGAGCGGGTTCGAAGACACGCACCTCACGACACAGCCTGCGCCGCTCGATGCACTGACCCAAGAATAG
- the hmgA gene encoding hydroxymethylglutaryl-CoA reductase (NADPH), whose protein sequence is MTDAATLAARVRDGDLRLYELEDHADAATAAAARRHLLAEEVGADLDTIADYAFDAAVADANVENMIGATQIPLAIAGPLPIDGECTSDAVYLPLATTEGALVASVNRGAAAIRDAGEASTRVLKRGMTRAPVFSVANVEEAAAVADWVRASFDDLAAAAESTTSHGELQEVTPYVVGDSVFLRFSYDTKDAMGMNMATIATRAAAEVVEEETPASLVAVSGNLCTDKKPAAINAIQGRGRSVAADVFLPSEVVEARFGTTAEAIAEVNTRKNLIGSAKAASFGFNAHVANVVAAAFLATGQDIAQVVEGANAITSVEARESGLYASVTLPSLAVGTVGGGTKLPTQSEALDILGIAGGGDPPGSNGDALAEVVAAGALAGELSLLGALAGRHLASAHAEHGR, encoded by the coding sequence ATGACCGACGCCGCGACCCTCGCCGCACGCGTCCGGGACGGCGACCTCCGCCTGTACGAACTCGAAGACCACGCCGACGCCGCCACCGCCGCCGCGGCCCGCCGCCATCTCCTGGCCGAAGAAGTCGGTGCCGACCTCGACACCATCGCAGACTACGCCTTCGACGCCGCTGTAGCCGACGCCAATGTCGAGAACATGATCGGTGCGACCCAGATCCCGCTCGCGATCGCCGGTCCGCTTCCGATCGACGGCGAATGCACGAGCGACGCCGTCTATCTGCCGCTCGCGACCACCGAGGGAGCCCTGGTGGCCAGCGTCAACCGCGGTGCGGCAGCGATCCGGGACGCCGGTGAAGCGAGTACACGGGTCCTCAAGCGCGGGATGACGCGCGCACCGGTCTTCTCGGTCGCGAACGTCGAAGAGGCGGCCGCAGTCGCAGACTGGGTCCGGGCCAGTTTCGACGACCTCGCCGCCGCGGCCGAGTCGACGACCAGCCACGGCGAACTACAGGAGGTGACCCCCTACGTCGTCGGCGACAGCGTCTTCCTTCGGTTTTCATACGACACCAAAGACGCGATGGGGATGAACATGGCGACGATCGCGACCCGCGCGGCCGCTGAAGTCGTCGAAGAAGAGACGCCGGCGTCGCTGGTCGCAGTCTCGGGCAACCTCTGTACCGACAAGAAGCCCGCCGCCATCAACGCCATTCAGGGCCGGGGCCGATCCGTGGCCGCCGACGTCTTCCTCCCCAGTGAGGTGGTCGAGGCCCGCTTCGGGACGACCGCCGAGGCCATCGCCGAAGTCAACACCCGCAAGAATCTGATCGGGAGTGCCAAGGCCGCGAGTTTCGGCTTCAACGCCCACGTCGCCAACGTCGTCGCCGCCGCCTTCCTCGCGACGGGCCAGGATATCGCCCAGGTCGTCGAGGGAGCCAACGCGATCACCAGCGTCGAGGCCCGCGAATCAGGGCTGTACGCCTCGGTGACGCTGCCCTCACTCGCGGTCGGGACCGTCGGCGGCGGGACGAAACTACCCACTCAGTCCGAGGCCCTCGACATCCTTGGGATCGCGGGCGGTGGCGATCCGCCCGGCAGCAACGGCGACGCGCTGGCGGAGGTCGTCGCCGCCGGCGCGCTCGCTGGCGAACTCTCGCTCCTGGGGGCGCTCGCCGGCCGGCACCTCGCCAGTGCCCACGCCGAGCACGGCCGCTGA
- a CDS encoding CPBP family intramembrane glutamic endopeptidase has translation MAPQWAAFVGLTGLVLTAFLGLAWISQQLITEQLPLSEQVTPAGVDPSISSTPQPVSTSTATSPAGVQSVSTGALLANVAVTQGLFGVVLVGGAAGFAIPAWAFGLGNDALTLTNLGWGVGLGVGLWLASEFGSRVVDAAGIEYDEGLRELLAPDSRGGWVVLLGLVLPVIAGVEELVFRGAAIGVVAAGLNVSPWTMAVVSSFGFAMGHGAQGRAGIVVTGMLGFVLATAYVLTGSLLTVIVAHYLVNALEFVVHEGLGIAE, from the coding sequence ATGGCCCCCCAGTGGGCCGCCTTCGTCGGGCTCACTGGTCTCGTTCTGACCGCGTTTCTCGGACTCGCGTGGATCTCACAGCAACTCATCACCGAACAGCTCCCGCTCTCCGAGCAGGTCACTCCAGCCGGCGTCGATCCCAGTATCTCTTCGACACCACAGCCCGTCTCGACGTCGACCGCGACATCTCCAGCAGGGGTGCAGTCGGTCTCGACCGGCGCGTTGCTCGCAAACGTCGCCGTCACGCAGGGACTGTTCGGCGTGGTGCTGGTCGGCGGCGCGGCCGGCTTCGCCATCCCGGCGTGGGCGTTCGGACTCGGGAACGACGCCCTCACACTCACGAATCTGGGGTGGGGTGTCGGACTCGGCGTCGGCCTGTGGCTGGCCAGCGAGTTCGGCAGTCGCGTCGTCGACGCCGCCGGGATCGAGTACGACGAGGGGCTCCGCGAGCTACTCGCACCCGACTCCCGGGGCGGCTGGGTCGTCCTCCTCGGGCTCGTGCTGCCCGTCATCGCCGGCGTCGAGGAACTGGTCTTTCGCGGCGCGGCCATCGGCGTCGTCGCCGCCGGACTGAACGTCTCGCCGTGGACGATGGCCGTCGTTTCCTCGTTCGGATTCGCGATGGGCCACGGCGCGCAGGGCCGGGCAGGTATCGTCGTCACTGGCATGTTAGGATTCGTGCTGGCGACGGCCTACGTACTCACGGGGAGTCTCCTGACGGTAATCGTCGCGCACTACCTCGTCAACGCCCTGGAGTTCGTCGTCCACGAGGGACTGGGAATCGCAGAGTAG
- the lonB gene encoding ATP-dependent protease LonB, with protein sequence MSDHNDTDDTPDADRDEAATSADSESERAVQDEEAQSSPPAASGGGEDTAGADDEPTIEGLLDGDEPVEADSATGGESDPATNGDADATDDDESPSTADDDLGSDVTVDGEESFEGDEDDILGGLNVKTTEEIEVPDRLVDQVIGQDHARDIVKKAAKQRRHVMMIGSPGTGKSMLAKAMSQLLPKEDLQDVLVYHNPDDGNEPKVRTVPAGKGEQIVDAHKEEARKRNQMRSFLMWIIIAIVIGYALFFAGSLLLGILAAGIIYLAFRYGARGSDAMIPNLLVNASGQQTAPFEDATGAHAGALLGDVRHDPFQSGGMETPSHDRVEAGAIHKANKGVLFIDEMNTLDIRSQQKLMTAIQEGEFSITGQSERSSGAMVQTEPVPTDFIMVAAGNLDAMENMHPALRSRIKGYGYEVYMDDTIEDEPEMRRKYARFVAQEVEKDGRLPHFTENAVEEVILEARRRAGRKGHLTLKLRDLGGLVRVAGDIARAEDKEYTTREDVLQAKRRSRSIEQQLADNYIERRKDYELTVSEGSVIGRVNGLAVMGEDSGIVMPVMAEVTPSQGPGEVIATGKLQEIAEEAVQNVSAIIKKFSDEDISEKDIHIQFVQSYEGVEGDSASVTVATAVISALEDVPVEQDVAMTGSLSVRGDVLPVGGVTHKIEAAAKAGIDRVIIPAANEQDVMIEDEYKEQIEIIPVQHLSEVLEVALAGEPEKDSLVDRLKSITGQALERQVGRSGSPSPN encoded by the coding sequence ATGAGCGACCACAACGATACCGACGACACCCCCGACGCCGACCGGGACGAGGCGGCCACGTCGGCTGACAGCGAGTCAGAGCGGGCCGTCCAGGACGAGGAGGCGCAGTCGTCTCCGCCGGCGGCCAGCGGCGGAGGTGAAGATACCGCGGGTGCGGACGACGAGCCAACCATCGAGGGACTCCTCGACGGCGACGAGCCAGTCGAGGCCGATTCCGCGACGGGCGGCGAATCGGACCCTGCCACCAACGGCGACGCGGACGCCACCGACGACGATGAGAGCCCATCCACCGCAGACGACGACCTCGGCAGCGACGTCACCGTCGACGGCGAGGAGTCGTTCGAGGGCGACGAGGACGATATCCTCGGTGGCCTCAACGTAAAGACGACCGAGGAAATCGAAGTTCCCGACCGACTGGTCGATCAGGTCATCGGCCAGGACCACGCCCGGGACATCGTCAAGAAGGCGGCCAAACAGCGCCGCCACGTGATGATGATCGGCTCGCCCGGGACCGGGAAGTCGATGCTCGCCAAGGCGATGAGCCAGCTCCTCCCCAAAGAGGATCTGCAGGACGTGCTGGTCTATCACAACCCGGACGACGGCAACGAGCCGAAAGTCCGGACCGTGCCCGCCGGCAAGGGCGAACAGATCGTCGACGCCCACAAAGAGGAGGCGCGCAAGCGCAACCAGATGCGGTCGTTTTTGATGTGGATCATCATCGCGATTGTCATCGGCTACGCGCTGTTCTTTGCAGGAAGCCTCCTGCTCGGCATCCTCGCGGCCGGGATCATCTATCTCGCCTTCCGCTACGGGGCCCGTGGCAGCGACGCCATGATCCCCAATCTGCTGGTCAACGCCTCCGGCCAGCAGACCGCGCCCTTCGAGGACGCGACCGGTGCCCACGCCGGTGCGCTGCTGGGCGACGTCCGCCACGACCCCTTCCAGTCCGGTGGCATGGAGACCCCGAGCCACGACCGCGTCGAGGCCGGGGCCATCCACAAGGCCAACAAGGGCGTGCTGTTCATCGACGAGATGAACACGCTGGACATCCGCTCCCAGCAGAAGCTGATGACCGCGATTCAGGAGGGTGAGTTCTCCATCACGGGCCAGTCCGAGCGCTCCTCGGGCGCCATGGTCCAGACCGAACCCGTCCCGACGGACTTCATCATGGTCGCGGCCGGGAACCTCGACGCCATGGAGAACATGCACCCCGCCCTGCGCTCGCGGATCAAGGGCTACGGGTACGAGGTGTACATGGACGACACCATCGAGGACGAACCGGAGATGCGCCGCAAGTACGCCCGGTTCGTCGCCCAGGAAGTCGAGAAGGACGGCCGCCTGCCCCACTTCACCGAGAACGCCGTCGAGGAGGTCATCCTCGAAGCCCGCCGCCGCGCCGGTCGAAAGGGCCACCTCACCCTCAAACTGCGTGACCTCGGTGGCCTCGTCCGCGTCGCTGGTGACATCGCCCGCGCCGAGGACAAGGAGTACACCACCCGCGAGGACGTCCTCCAGGCCAAACGCCGCTCGCGCTCGATCGAACAGCAGCTCGCGGACAACTACATCGAGCGCCGCAAGGACTACGAGCTCACCGTCAGCGAGGGCAGCGTGATCGGCCGCGTCAACGGCCTCGCAGTGATGGGCGAGGATTCGGGCATCGTCATGCCCGTCATGGCCGAAGTCACGCCCAGCCAGGGTCCCGGCGAGGTCATCGCCACCGGGAAACTGCAGGAGATCGCCGAAGAAGCGGTCCAGAACGTCAGCGCGATCATCAAGAAGTTCTCCGACGAGGACATCTCCGAGAAGGACATCCACATCCAGTTCGTCCAGTCCTACGAGGGCGTCGAAGGTGACTCCGCGTCCGTGACTGTGGCGACCGCGGTCATCTCCGCACTCGAAGACGTCCCCGTCGAACAGGACGTCGCCATGACCGGCTCGCTGTCGGTTCGCGGTGACGTGCTCCCCGTGGGCGGTGTGACCCACAAGATCGAGGCCGCCGCCAAGGCCGGCATCGACCGGGTCATCATCCCCGCGGCCAACGAGCAAGACGTCATGATCGAAGACGAGTACAAAGAGCAGATCGAGATCATCCCGGTCCAGCACCTCTCTGAAGTGCTGGAAGTCGCCCTCGCGGGCGAACCGGAGAAGGACTCGCTGGTCGACCGCCTGAAGTCCATCACGGGACAGGCCCTGGAACGCCAGGTCGGCCGCAGCGGCTCGCCAAGCCCCAACTAG
- the hmgA gene encoding hydroxymethylglutaryl-CoA reductase (NADPH), which yields MPSAQELADRVESGDLRLYELQDHADPKTAAEARRLLLKEETDADLDTVADFSFPAERADPNIENMIGAAQIPMGVAGPVPVDGSAADDDFYVPLATTEGALVASVNRGMAAIRDAGGANAEVLKYGITRAPVFSVADVKEAADVVEWVEDNEDQIEEVANATDPHIEYQEVTPYVVGDNVYLRLHYDTGDAMGMNMVTIASRSVAELIEDETPASLVAVSGNLCNDKKPAAINAVEGRGYTVAADVFLPSDVVEDRFGTTAEAIAEVNTRKNLVGSAKAGALGFNAHVANILGAAFLALGQDEAHVVDGSNAITSVEARDDGLYASVTFSSLPVGTVGGGTGLPTQSEALDVLGLAGGGDPVGTNGDALAEVIASAGLAGELSLLGALAGRHLASAHEEHGR from the coding sequence ATGCCGAGTGCACAAGAGCTCGCGGATCGTGTCGAATCAGGCGACCTCCGTCTGTACGAACTCCAGGATCACGCCGACCCCAAGACGGCCGCCGAGGCCCGTCGACTGCTGTTGAAAGAGGAGACCGACGCCGACCTCGACACCGTCGCGGACTTCTCGTTCCCGGCCGAGCGCGCCGACCCCAACATCGAGAACATGATCGGGGCCGCCCAGATCCCGATGGGCGTCGCCGGGCCGGTCCCGGTCGACGGCTCCGCGGCCGACGACGACTTCTACGTCCCCCTCGCGACGACAGAGGGGGCGCTCGTCGCCAGCGTCAACCGCGGCATGGCCGCCATCCGCGACGCCGGCGGGGCGAACGCGGAAGTCCTGAAGTACGGGATCACCCGCGCGCCCGTGTTCTCCGTCGCCGACGTCAAGGAGGCCGCCGACGTCGTCGAGTGGGTCGAGGACAACGAAGACCAGATCGAGGAGGTCGCAAACGCCACCGATCCCCACATCGAGTACCAGGAAGTGACACCGTACGTCGTTGGCGACAACGTCTACCTGCGCCTGCACTACGACACCGGCGACGCGATGGGGATGAACATGGTGACCATCGCCTCCCGGTCGGTCGCCGAACTGATCGAGGACGAGACCCCCGCCTCGCTCGTCGCGGTCTCGGGCAACCTCTGTAACGACAAGAAGCCCGCCGCCATCAACGCCGTCGAGGGGCGGGGCTACACCGTCGCCGCCGACGTCTTCCTGCCCAGCGACGTGGTGGAGGACCGCTTCGGGACGACCGCCGAGGCCATCGCCGAGGTCAACACCCGCAAGAACCTCGTCGGGAGCGCGAAAGCCGGGGCGCTGGGATTCAACGCCCACGTCGCGAACATCCTCGGCGCGGCGTTCCTCGCGCTGGGCCAGGACGAGGCCCACGTCGTCGACGGCTCGAACGCCATCACCAGCGTCGAGGCGCGCGACGACGGGCTGTACGCCTCCGTGACCTTCTCGTCGCTCCCAGTCGGGACTGTCGGCGGCGGGACCGGCCTGCCGACCCAGAGCGAAGCCCTGGACGTGCTCGGCCTCGCAGGCGGCGGCGACCCCGTCGGCACCAACGGCGACGCGCTGGCGGAAGTGATCGCGAGCGCGGGCCTCGCTGGTGAACTCTCACTGCTGGGTGCGCTGGCAGGTCGACACCTCGCCAGCGCGCACGAGGAACACGGGCGGTAG
- a CDS encoding lyase family protein yields the protein MESEIARRVVHASGSLLPLAYVAGLLTWRHVQLLVTAGCALAVALEVIRLIVGLEWWIYDHLTREYEEDNLAGYALALISVTIVVFAVEPAIAVPSILMLTLGDPISGLLGSGDSEVLGDPGTFEVIRKRGSVLGIMFGVCTAIALPFVTPIAAVVGGAAAMLADGLKPVIATYVIDDNLTIPLAAAGAIWVTLALL from the coding sequence ATGGAGTCGGAGATAGCCCGCCGCGTGGTCCACGCCAGCGGCAGCCTCCTCCCGCTGGCGTACGTCGCGGGCCTGCTCACCTGGCGACACGTCCAGTTGCTGGTCACGGCTGGCTGTGCGCTCGCGGTCGCCCTGGAGGTGATCCGCCTGATCGTCGGCCTGGAGTGGTGGATCTACGACCACCTCACTCGCGAGTACGAGGAGGACAACCTCGCCGGCTACGCGCTGGCACTGATCAGCGTCACGATCGTCGTCTTCGCCGTCGAGCCGGCGATCGCGGTCCCGTCGATCCTCATGCTCACGCTCGGTGACCCTATCAGCGGACTGCTCGGCTCGGGCGACTCGGAAGTGCTCGGCGATCCCGGGACCTTCGAGGTGATCCGCAAACGCGGCTCCGTACTCGGAATCATGTTCGGCGTCTGTACCGCGATCGCGCTGCCATTTGTCACGCCGATCGCGGCAGTCGTCGGCGGCGCGGCGGCGATGCTCGCCGACGGACTCAAGCCCGTGATTGCCACCTATGTCATCGACGACAATCTCACGATTCCGCTGGCCGCGGCGGGCGCGATCTGGGTGACGCTGGCGTTGCTGTGA
- a CDS encoding nicotinamide-nucleotide adenylyltransferase, producing MTRGFYIGRFQPYHDGHHAMIEQIATEVEELVVGIGSADASHTEHNPFTAGERIMMLTKSIAEFERDHDLVTYVVPIVDIDRNAVWVGHVQSMCPEFDVVYSNNPLVVRLFEERGVEVHQSGMFDRGRLEGTDIRQRMIEGREWEDRVPDPVVEVIHECNGLQRLRTVVQEDVAERWEAGEDDR from the coding sequence ATGACTCGCGGGTTCTACATCGGCCGCTTCCAGCCGTATCACGACGGTCACCACGCGATGATCGAACAGATCGCCACGGAGGTAGAGGAACTCGTGGTCGGGATCGGGAGCGCCGACGCCTCCCACACCGAGCACAACCCCTTTACTGCCGGTGAGCGCATCATGATGCTCACCAAGTCGATCGCCGAGTTCGAGCGCGACCACGACCTCGTCACCTACGTCGTCCCCATCGTCGACATCGACCGCAACGCCGTCTGGGTCGGCCACGTCCAGAGCATGTGCCCTGAATTCGACGTCGTCTACTCGAACAACCCGCTGGTCGTCCGGCTGTTCGAAGAGCGGGGCGTCGAAGTCCACCAGTCGGGGATGTTCGACCGCGGCCGCCTCGAGGGAACGGATATCCGCCAGCGCATGATCGAGGGCAGAGAGTGGGAAGACCGCGTTCCCGATCCGGTCGTCGAGGTCATCCATGAGTGCAACGGTCTCCAGCGGCTTCGGACCGTCGTTCAAGAGGACGTGGCCGAGCGCTGGGAAGCCGGCGAGGACGATCGGTAG
- the glyS gene encoding glycine--tRNA ligase — protein MSGGNPVVELAKRRGFFLQSAGAYGGVSGFYTFGPQGAALKQNIEDTWRERFTIQEGNMEVDAPTVMPEPVFEASGHLDGFDDMLVECPECGESHRADHIVEDNTDIEEAESLPIEEVEEIVAEYELVCPTCGAGLAGQAIQDFNLMFETNIGPGSSSPGYLRPETAQGIFVEFPQLAEYARNQLPFGVTQIGRAYRNEISPRKSLLRVREFTQAELELFVDPEEDEPDISAVADVEAPFYPASEQEGDDGEITEATVGEVLEEGVVGDPWIAYYLGIAKQWYESIGVDMDRFRFRQHLPGELAHYAADCWDAEAEVDGDWIELAGFAYRGDYDLSKHAEHSDEEFTVFKQYDEPITVERATVDPDMSYLGPEFGGDAAAVADALEVLAERNPDAFDGEDVTVEVDGASYTVPVERAGFAVEEVTESGEHITPHVVEPSLGIDRALYTALDHCYREDEIDGEERTFLQLPPEVAPTTVGVFPLMDRDGLAENAQEVVDDLRAAGLSVTYDDSGAIGRRYRRQDEVGTPFCVTVDYDTLGDGDDPDLEGTVTVRERDTTAQRRVPIDALAETLTELRDGDRHFDDL, from the coding sequence ATGAGCGGGGGGAACCCAGTCGTCGAACTGGCGAAGCGACGCGGGTTCTTCCTCCAGTCGGCCGGCGCGTACGGTGGCGTCTCGGGCTTTTACACGTTCGGTCCGCAGGGCGCGGCCCTCAAGCAAAATATCGAGGACACCTGGCGCGAGCGGTTCACGATCCAGGAAGGTAACATGGAAGTCGACGCCCCGACCGTGATGCCCGAACCCGTCTTCGAGGCCTCGGGCCACCTCGATGGGTTCGACGACATGCTCGTGGAGTGTCCCGAGTGCGGCGAGTCCCACCGCGCCGACCACATCGTCGAGGACAACACCGACATCGAGGAGGCCGAGTCCCTACCGATCGAGGAGGTCGAGGAGATCGTCGCCGAGTACGAACTCGTCTGTCCGACCTGCGGCGCCGGCCTAGCCGGGCAAGCGATCCAGGACTTCAACCTCATGTTCGAGACGAACATCGGCCCAGGTTCGTCCTCGCCGGGCTATCTGCGACCCGAGACCGCCCAGGGGATCTTCGTCGAGTTTCCACAACTCGCGGAGTACGCCCGCAACCAGTTGCCCTTTGGCGTCACCCAGATCGGCCGCGCGTATCGCAACGAGATCAGCCCCCGGAAGTCCCTCCTGCGAGTGCGGGAGTTCACCCAGGCCGAACTCGAACTGTTCGTCGACCCCGAGGAAGACGAACCCGACATCTCGGCCGTCGCCGACGTCGAGGCACCGTTCTACCCCGCCAGCGAGCAGGAGGGCGACGACGGCGAGATTACCGAGGCCACCGTGGGCGAGGTCCTGGAGGAGGGCGTCGTCGGCGATCCCTGGATCGCCTACTACCTCGGGATCGCAAAACAGTGGTACGAGTCGATCGGCGTCGACATGGATCGGTTCCGCTTCCGACAGCACCTCCCCGGCGAACTCGCACACTACGCCGCCGATTGCTGGGACGCCGAGGCCGAGGTCGACGGCGACTGGATCGAACTCGCCGGCTTTGCCTACCGTGGTGACTACGACCTCAGCAAGCACGCCGAACACTCCGACGAGGAGTTCACCGTGTTCAAGCAGTACGACGAACCGATCACCGTCGAGAGAGCCACTGTGGACCCGGACATGAGCTACCTCGGGCCGGAGTTCGGCGGTGACGCCGCTGCGGTCGCCGACGCACTCGAAGTACTGGCCGAACGGAATCCGGATGCATTCGACGGCGAGGACGTCACCGTCGAGGTCGACGGTGCGTCCTACACCGTCCCGGTCGAGAGGGCCGGCTTCGCGGTCGAGGAAGTCACCGAGAGCGGCGAGCACATCACGCCCCACGTCGTCGAACCGTCGCTCGGGATCGACCGGGCGCTGTACACGGCGCTCGATCACTGCTACCGGGAGGACGAGATCGACGGCGAGGAGCGTACGTTCCTGCAACTCCCGCCCGAGGTCGCACCGACCACAGTGGGCGTCTTCCCGCTGATGGATCGGGACGGCCTCGCAGAGAACGCACAGGAGGTCGTCGACGACCTCCGGGCGGCGGGCCTGTCGGTCACCTACGACGACTCGGGTGCGATCGGTCGGCGCTACCGCCGCCAGGACGAGGTCGGCACGCCGTTCTGTGTTACCGTCGACTACGACACGCTCGGTGACGGCGACGATCCTGATCTGGAAGGGACAGTGACCGTCCGCGAACGGGACACGACCGCCCAGCGCCGCGTCCCGATCGACGCGCTGGCCGAGACGCTGACCGAGTTGCGGGACGGCGACCGACACTTCGACGACCTCTAA